The Halomonas elongata DSM 2581 DNA segment GATTGTCGCGTGGTGGTATTGACGGGATACTCGAGCATCGCCACCGCCGTCGAAGCCATCAAGCTCGGCGCCGTCAACTACCTGTGCAAGCCGGTCGACGCCGATGAGGTGCTGACCGCCCTGTCCCGGGAAGATGGCAACCCGGAAGCCGAAGTGGCGGATACGCCGCCCTCGATCAATCGCCTGACCTGGGAGCACATCCAGAAGGTGCTGCAGGAGCACGACGGCAACATCTCCGCCACCGCCCGGGCGCTCGGCATGCACCGTCGAACCCTGCAACGCAAGCTGCAGAAGCGCCCCGTCAGGCGTTAAAGCACAGGACCACGAAGCGGCGCCAGGACGAGCCCCCGGCGCCGCCTCGCCTTACATGCCCTTCGGCGCGAAAATGCCCGGCGCGTTGCGCCAGTATCCCTTGTAGTCCATGCCATAGCCGAACACATAGCGGTCGGCGACCTCGAGGCCGCAATAGTCGGCCTTGAGTCCGGGCACCGCCTTGCGATCGTGACGCTTGTCCACGAGCACCGCCGTGGCGACACTCGCCGCACCGGCCTCGGCGCAATAATCGAGAATGGCGGCCAGGGTCGCGCCTTCAT contains these protein-coding regions:
- a CDS encoding response regulator transcription factor; the protein is MQETPQRLLIVDDDEMFRHVLQRAMTRRDFEVLVAHDGSEALDLARRYQPEFATLDLKLEHESGLKLLPELLELVPDCRVVVLTGYSSIATAVEAIKLGAVNYLCKPVDADEVLTALSREDGNPEAEVADTPPSINRLTWEHIQKVLQEHDGNISATARALGMHRRTLQRKLQKRPVRR